The Camelina sativa cultivar DH55 chromosome 14, Cs, whole genome shotgun sequence genome includes a window with the following:
- the LOC104742851 gene encoding phosphoenolpyruvate carboxylase 1 isoform X3, which yields MANRKLEKMASIDVHLRQLVPGKVSEDDKLVEYDALLLDRFLDILQDLHGEDLRETVQELYEHSAEYEGKHEPKKLEELGNVLTSLDPGDSIVIAKAFSHMLNLANLAEEVQIAYRRRVKKLKKGDFVDESSATTESDLEETFKKLVGDLNKSPEEIFDALKNQTVDLVLTAHPTQSVRRSLLQKHGRIRDCLAQLYAKDITPDDKQELDEALQREIQAAFRTDEIKRTPPTPQDEMRAGMSYFHETIWKGVPKFLRRVDTALKNIGIQERVPYNAPLIQFSSWMGGDRDGNPRVTPEVTRDVCLLARMMAATMYFNQIEDLMFEMSMWRCNDELRVRADELHANARKDAAKHYIEFWKSIPTTEPYRVILGDVRDKLYYTRERAHQLLSNGHSDVPEEATFINLEQFLEPLELCYRSLCSCGDRPIADGSLLDFLRQVSTFGLSLVRLDIRQESDRHTDVLDAITTHLDIGSYRDWSEERRQEWLLSELSGKRPLFGSDLPKTEEIADVLDTFHVISELPADSFGAYIISMATAPSDVLAVELLQRECHVKQPLRVVPLFEKLADLEAAPAAVARLFSVDWYKNRINGKQEVMIGYSDSGKDAGRLSAAWQLYKAQEELVKVAKEYGVKLTMFHGRGGTVGRGGGPTHLAILSQPPDTINGSLRVTVQGEVIEQSFGEEHLCFRTLQRFTAATLEHGMRPPISPKPEWRVLLDEMAVVATEEYRSVVFKEPRFVEYFRLATPELEYGRMNIGSRPAKRKPSGGIESLRAIPWIFAWTQTRFHLPVWLGFGAAIRHVIDKDVKNLHMLQDMYQHWPFFRVTIDLIEMVFAKGDPGIAALYDKLLVSEELWPFGEKLRANFEETKKLILQTAGHKDLLEGDPYLKQRLRLRDSYITTLNVCQAYTLKRIRDPSYHVTLRPHISKEIAESSKPAQELIELNPTSEYAPGLEDTLILTMKGIAAGLQNTG from the exons ATGGCGAATCGGAAGTTGGAGAAGATGGCATCAATTGATGTTCATCTTCGTCAACTTGTTCCTGGTAAAGTCAGTGAAGACGACAAGCTTGTTGAGTATGATGCTTTGCTCTTAGATCGGTTTCTCGATATCCTCCAGGATTTGCACGGTGAAGATCTCCGTGAAACT GTGCAAGAGCTTTATGAGCATTCTGCAGAATATGAAGGGAAGCATGAaccaaagaagctagaggagcTTGGGAATGTTCTAACGAGTTTAGATCCAGGGGACTCTATTGTTATCGCTAAAGCTTTCTCTCACATGCTTAACTTAGCCAATTTGGCTGAGGAAGTTCAGATTGCTTATCGCCGTAGAGTCAAGAAGCTGAAGAAAGGTGATTTTGTTGATGAGAGCTCTGCTACTACTGAATCTGATCTTGAAGAAACTTTCAAGAAGCTTGTTGGAGATCTGAACAAGTCTCCTGAAGAGATCTTTGATGCCCTCAAGAATCAGACTGTGGATTTGGTTTTGACTGCTCATCCTACTCAGTCTGTGAGAAGATCATTGCTTCAGAAACATGGGAG GATAAGAGACTGTCTGGCCCAACTATATGCTAAGGATATTACTCCTGATGACAAGCAAGAGCTTGATGAGGCTCTACAGAGAGAG ATTCAAGCTGCATTCCGAACAGATGAAATCAAAAGAACACCACCCACTCCTCAAGATGAGATGAGAGCAGGAATGAGTTATTTCCATGAAACTATCTGGAAAGGTGTTCCTAAGTTTCTGCGCCGTGTAGACACGGCTTTGAAAAACATAGGGATCCAAGAACGTGTTCCATATAATGCTCCATTGATTCAATTCTCTTCCTGGATGGGTGGTGATCGTGACG GTAACCCAAGGGTTACACCTGAAGTCACTAGAGATGTTTGCTTGTTAGCTAGAATGATGGCTGCTACTATGTACTTTAACCAAATTGAAGATCTTATGTTTGAG ATGTCTATGTGGCGTTGCAATGACGAGCTGCGTGTGCGAGCTGATGAACTTCACGCAAATGCGAGGAAAGATGCTGCGAAACATTATATAG AATTCTGGAAGTCAATTCCTACAACAGAGCCATACCGTGTGATTCTTGGCGATGTAAGGGACAAGCTTTATTACACACGTGAACGCGCTCATCAATTGCTCAGCAATGGACACTCTGATGTCCCTGAAGAGGCTACTTTCATTAATTTGGAACAG TTCTTGGAACCTCTTGAGCTCTGTTACCGATCTCTGTGTTCATGTGGTGACCGTCCAATAGCAGATGGAAGccttcttgatttcttgagGCAAGTCTCAACCTTTGGGCTCTCTCTTGTGAGACTTGACATAAGGCAAGAATCTGACCGCCACACCGATGTATTGGATGCTATCACCACGCATTTAGATATCGGATCCTACAGAGACTGGTCTGAAGAACGCCGCCAAGAATGGCTTTTGTCTGAGCTAAGTGGCAAACGTCCGCTATTCGGTTCTGATCTTCCTAAAACCGAAGAAATCGCTGATGTTCTCGACACGTTTCATGTCATATCCGAGTTACCAGCAGACAGCTTCGGTGCTTACATTATCTCTATGGCAACTGCACCTTCTGATGTATTAGCTGTTGAGCTTTTACAACGCGAATGCCATGTGAAACAGCCTTTAAGAGTTGTTCCTCTCTTTGAGAAGCTAGCGGATCTCGAAGCAGCTCCTGCAGCAGTTGCTAGGCTCTTTTCTGTTGACTGGTATAAGAACCGGATTAACGGTAAGCAAGAGGTTATGATTGGTTATTCGGATTCAGGGAAAGACGCTGGACGTTTGTCCGCTGCTTGGCAGTTATACAAAGCTCAAGAAGAGCTTGTGAAGGTTGCTAAAGAGTATGGTGTGAAGCTAACGATGTTTCACGGTCGTGGTGGCACGGTTGGAAGAGGAGGTGGACCGACCCATCTTGCTATATTGTCTCAGCCTCCAGATACTATTAACGGTTCACTCCGTGTCACGGTTCAAGGTGAAGTCATTGAGCAATCCTTTGGCGAAGAGCATTTATGCTTTAGAACGCTTCAGCGTTTCACCGCTGCTACACTCGAGCACGGTATGCGTCCTCCAATTTCGCCTAAACCGGAATGGCGCGTGTTGCTCGATGAAATGGCGGTTGTTGCAACCGAGGAGTATCGTTCTGTTGTGTTTAAAGAACCTCGGTTTGTCGAGTACTTCCGCCTT GCTACACCAGAACTGGAGTATGGTCGTATGAACATTGGAAGCAGACCTGCGAAGCGGAAACCAAGCGGTGGCATTGAATCTCTTCGTGCGATTCCGTGGATCTTTGCTTGGACTCAAACACGATTCCATCTTCCTGTATGGCTTGGATTCGGAGCAGCGATTAGGCACGTGATTGACAAGGACGTCAAGAACCTCCACATGCTCCAAGATATGTACCAACACTGGCCTTTCTTTAGAGTCACCATTGATCTAATTGAAATGGTGTTCGCCAAAGGAGATCCTGGTATTGCTGCTTTGTACGACAAGCTTCTTGTTTCAGAAGAACTCTGGCCGTTCGGTGAGAAACTCAGAGCTAATTTCGAAGAAACCAAGAAACTCATCCTACAG ACCGCTGGACACAAAGATCTTCTGGAAGGAGATCCTTACTTGAAACAGAGACTGAGACTTCGTGATTCTTACATTACGACACTCAATGTCTGCCAAGCTTACACATTGAAGAGAATCCGTGATCCGAGTTACCATGTGACACTGCGACCTCACATCTCTAAGGAGATTGCAGAATCAAGCAAACCAGCACAAGAACTCATCGAGCTTAACCCGACAAGTGAATACGCGCCGGGACTTGAAGACACACTCATCTTGACCATGAAGGGTATTGCTGCTGGTCTACAGAACACCGGTTAA
- the LOC104742851 gene encoding phosphoenolpyruvate carboxylase 1 isoform X1 yields the protein MANRKLEKMASIDVHLRQLVPGKVSEDDKLVEYDALLLDRFLDILQDLHGEDLRETVQELYEHSAEYEGKHEPKKLEELGNVLTSLDPGDSIVIAKAFSHMLNLANLAEEVQIAYRRRVKKLKKGDFVDESSATTESDLEETFKKLVGDLNKSPEEIFDALKNQTVDLVLTAHPTQSVRRSLLQKHGRIRDCLAQLYAKDITPDDKQELDEALQREIQAAFRTDEIKRTPPTPQDEMRAGMSYFHETIWKGVPKFLRRVDTALKNIGIQERVPYNAPLIQFSSWMGGDRDGNPRVTPEVTRDVCLLARMMAATMYFNQIEDLMFEMSMWRCNDELRVRADELHANARKDAAKHYIEFWKSIPTTEPYRVILGDVRDKLYYTRERAHQLLSNGHSDVPEEATFINLEQFLEPLELCYRSLCSCGDRPIADGSLLDFLRQVSTFGLSLVRLDIRQESDRHTDVLDAITTHLDIGSYRDWSEERRQEWLLSELSGKRPLFGSDLPKTEEIADVLDTFHVISELPADSFGAYIISMATAPSDVLAVELLQRECHVKQPLRVVPLFEKLADLEAAPAAVARLFSVDWYKNRINGKQEVMIGYSDSGKDAGRLSAAWQLYKAQEELVKVAKEYGVKLTMFHGRGGTVGRGGGPTHLAILSQPPDTINGSLRVTVQGEVIEQSFGEEHLCFRTLQRFTAATLEHGMRPPISPKPEWRVLLDEMAVVATEEYRSVVFKEPRFVEYFRLATPELEYGRMNIGSRPAKRKPSGGIESLRAIPWIFAWTQTRFHLPVWLGFGAAIRHVIDKDVKNLHMLQDMYQHWPFFRVTIDLIEMVFAKGDPGIAALYDKLLVSEELWPFGEKLRANFEETKKLILQTAGHKDLLEGDPYLKQRLRLRDSYITTLNVCQAYTLKRIRDPSYHVTLRPHISKEIAESSKPAQELIELNPTSEYAPGLEDTLILTMKGIAAGLQNTG from the exons ATGGCGAATCGGAAGTTGGAGAAGATGGCATCAATTGATGTTCATCTTCGTCAACTTGTTCCTGGTAAAGTCAGTGAAGACGACAAGCTTGTTGAGTATGATGCTTTGCTCTTAGATCGGTTTCTCGATATCCTCCAGGATTTGCACGGTGAAGATCTCCGTGAAACT GTGCAAGAGCTTTATGAGCATTCTGCAGAATATGAAGGGAAGCATGAaccaaagaagctagaggagcTTGGGAATGTTCTAACGAGTTTAGATCCAGGGGACTCTATTGTTATCGCTAAAGCTTTCTCTCACATGCTTAACTTAGCCAATTTGGCTGAGGAAGTTCAGATTGCTTATCGCCGTAGAGTCAAGAAGCTGAAGAAAGGTGATTTTGTTGATGAGAGCTCTGCTACTACTGAATCTGATCTTGAAGAAACTTTCAAGAAGCTTGTTGGAGATCTGAACAAGTCTCCTGAAGAGATCTTTGATGCCCTCAAGAATCAGACTGTGGATTTGGTTTTGACTGCTCATCCTACTCAGTCTGTGAGAAGATCATTGCTTCAGAAACATGGGAG GATAAGAGACTGTCTGGCCCAACTATATGCTAAGGATATTACTCCTGATGACAAGCAAGAGCTTGATGAGGCTCTACAGAGAGAG ATTCAAGCTGCATTCCGAACAGATGAAATCAAAAGAACACCACCCACTCCTCAAGATGAGATGAGAGCAGGAATGAGTTATTTCCATGAAACTATCTGGAAAGGTGTTCCTAAGTTTCTGCGCCGTGTAGACACGGCTTTGAAAAACATAGGGATCCAAGAACGTGTTCCATATAATGCTCCATTGATTCAATTCTCTTCCTGGATGGGTGGTGATCGTGACG GTAACCCAAGGGTTACACCTGAAGTCACTAGAGATGTTTGCTTGTTAGCTAGAATGATGGCTGCTACTATGTACTTTAACCAAATTGAAGATCTTATGTTTGAG ATGTCTATGTGGCGTTGCAATGACGAGCTGCGTGTGCGAGCTGATGAACTTCACGCAAATGCGAGGAAAGATGCTGCGAAACATTATATAG AATTCTGGAAGTCAATTCCTACAACAGAGCCATACCGTGTGATTCTTGGCGATGTAAGGGACAAGCTTTATTACACACGTGAACGCGCTCATCAATTGCTCAGCAATGGACACTCTGATGTCCCTGAAGAGGCTACTTTCATTAATTTGGAACAG TTCTTGGAACCTCTTGAGCTCTGTTACCGATCTCTGTGTTCATGTGGTGACCGTCCAATAGCAGATGGAAGccttcttgatttcttgagGCAAGTCTCAACCTTTGGGCTCTCTCTTGTGAGACTTGACATAAGGCAAGAATCTGACCGCCACACCGATGTATTGGATGCTATCACCACGCATTTAGATATCGGATCCTACAGAGACTGGTCTGAAGAACGCCGCCAAGAATGGCTTTTGTCTGAGCTAAGTGGCAAACGTCCGCTATTCGGTTCTGATCTTCCTAAAACCGAAGAAATCGCTGATGTTCTCGACACGTTTCATGTCATATCCGAGTTACCAGCAGACAGCTTCGGTGCTTACATTATCTCTATGGCAACTGCACCTTCTGATGTATTAGCTGTTGAGCTTTTACAACGCGAATGCCATGTGAAACAGCCTTTAAGAGTTGTTCCTCTCTTTGAGAAGCTAGCGGATCTCGAAGCAGCTCCTGCAGCAGTTGCTAGGCTCTTTTCTGTTGACTGGTATAAGAACCGGATTAACGGTAAGCAAGAGGTTATGATTGGTTATTCGGATTCAGGGAAAGACGCTGGACGTTTGTC NGCTGCTTGGCAGTTATACAAAGCTCAAGAAGAGCTTGTGAAGGTTGCTAAAGAGTATGGTGTGAAGCTAACGATGTTTCACGGTCGTGGTGGCACGGTTGGAAGAGGAGGTGGACCAACCCATCTTGCTATATTGTCTCAGCCTCCGGATACTATTAACGGTTCACTACGTGTCACGGTTCAAGGTGAAGTCATCGAGCAATCGTTTGGTGAAGAGCATTTATGCTTTAGAACGCTTCAGCGTTTTACCGCTGCTACGCTAGAGCACGGTATGCGCCCTCCTATTTCGCCTAAACCGGAATGGCGCGTGTTGCTTGATGAAATGGCGGTAGTTGCAACCGAGGAGTATCGTTCTGTTGTGTTTAAAGAGCCTCGGTTTGTCGAGTACTTCCGCCTT GCTACACCAGAACTGGAGTATGGTCGTATGAACATTGGAAGCAGACCTGCGAAGCGGAAACCAAGCGGTGGCATTGAATCTCTTCGTGCGATTCCGTGGATCTTTGCTTGGACTCAAACACGATTCCATCTTCCTGTATGGCTTGGATTCGGAGCAGCGATTAGGCACGTGATTGACAAGGACGTCAAGAACCTCCACATGCTCCAAGATATGTACCAACACTGGCCTTTCTTTAGAGTCACCATTGATCTAATTGAAATGGTGTTCGCCAAAGGAGATCCTGGTATTGCTGCTTTGTACGACAAGCTTCTTGTTTCAGAAGAACTCTGGCCGTTCGGTGAGAAACTCAGAGCTAATTTCGAAGAAACCAAGAAACTCATCCTACAG ACCGCTGGACACAAAGATCTTCTGGAAGGAGATCCTTACTTGAAACAGAGACTGAGACTTCGTGATTCTTACATTACGACACTCAATGTCTGCCAAGCTTACACATTGAAGAGAATCCGTGATCCGAGTTACCATGTGACACTGCGACCTCACATCTCTAAGGAGATTGCAGAATCAAGCAAACCAGCACAAGAACTCATCGAGCTTAACCCGACAAGTGAATACGCGCCGGGACTTGAAGACACACTCATCTTGACCATGAAGGGTATTGCTGCTGGTCTACAGAACACCGGTTAA
- the LOC104742851 gene encoding phosphoenolpyruvate carboxylase 1 isoform X2, giving the protein MANRKLEKMASIDVHLRQLVPGKVSEDDKLVEYDALLLDRFLDILQDLHGEDLRETVQELYEHSAEYEGKHEPKKLEELGNVLTSLDPGDSIVIAKAFSHMLNLANLAEEVQIAYRRRVKKLKKGDFVDESSATTESDLEETFKKLVGDLNKSPEEIFDALKNQTVDLVLTAHPTQSVRRSLLQKHGRIRDCLAQLYAKDITPDDKQELDEALQREIQAAFRTDEIKRTPPTPQDEMRAGMSYFHETIWKGVPKFLRRVDTALKNIGIQERVPYNAPLIQFSSWMGGDRDGNPRVTPEVTRDVCLLARMMAATMYFNQIEDLMFEMSMWRCNDELRVRADELHANARKDAAKHYIEFWKSIPTTEPYRVILGDVRDKLYYTRERAHQLLSNGHSDVPEEATFINLEQFLEPLELCYRSLCSCGDRPIADGSLLDFLRQVSTFGLSLVRLDIRQESDRHTDVLDAITTHLDIGSYRDWSEERRQEWLLSELSGKRPLFGSDLPKTEEIADVLDTFHVISELPADSFGAYIISMATAPSDVLAVELLQRECHVKQPLRVVPLFEKLADLEAAPAAVARLFSVDWYKNRINGKQEVMIGYSDSGKDAGRLSAAWQLYKAQEELVKVAKEYGVKLTMFHGRGGTVGRGGGPTHLAILSQPPDTINGSLRVTVQGEVIEQSFGEEHLCFRTLQRFTAATLEHGMRPPISPKPEWRVLLDEMAVVATEEYRSVVFKEPRFVEYFRLATPELEYGRMNIGSRPAKRKPSGGIESLRAIPWIFAWTQTRFHLPVWLGFGAAIRHVIDKDVKNLHMLQDMYQHWPFFRVTIDLIEMVFAKGDPGIAALYDKLLVSEELWPFGEKLRANFEETKKLILQTAGHKDLLEGDPYLKQRLRLRDSYITTLNVCQAYTLKRIRDPSYHVTLRPHISKEIAESSKPAQELIELNPTSEYAPGLEDTLILTMKGIAAGLQNTG; this is encoded by the exons ATGGCGAATCGGAAGTTGGAGAAGATGGCATCAATTGATGTTCATCTTCGTCAACTTGTTCCTGGTAAAGTCAGTGAAGACGACAAGCTTGTTGAGTATGATGCTTTGCTCTTAGATCGGTTTCTCGATATCCTCCAGGATTTGCACGGTGAAGATCTCCGTGAAACT GTGCAAGAGCTTTATGAGCATTCTGCAGAATATGAAGGGAAGCATGAaccaaagaagctagaggagcTTGGGAATGTTCTAACGAGTTTAGATCCAGGGGACTCTATTGTTATCGCTAAAGCTTTCTCTCACATGCTTAACTTAGCCAATTTGGCTGAGGAAGTTCAGATTGCTTATCGCCGTAGAGTCAAGAAGCTGAAGAAAGGTGATTTTGTTGATGAGAGCTCTGCTACTACTGAATCTGATCTTGAAGAAACTTTCAAGAAGCTTGTTGGAGATCTGAACAAGTCTCCTGAAGAGATCTTTGATGCCCTCAAGAATCAGACTGTGGATTTGGTTTTGACTGCTCATCCTACTCAGTCTGTGAGAAGATCATTGCTTCAGAAACATGGGAG GATAAGAGACTGTCTGGCCCAACTATATGCTAAGGATATTACTCCTGATGACAAGCAAGAGCTTGATGAGGCTCTACAGAGAGAG ATTCAAGCTGCATTCCGAACAGATGAAATCAAAAGAACACCACCCACTCCTCAAGATGAGATGAGAGCAGGAATGAGTTATTTCCATGAAACTATCTGGAAAGGTGTTCCTAAGTTTCTGCGCCGTGTAGACACGGCTTTGAAAAACATAGGGATCCAAGAACGTGTTCCATATAATGCTCCATTGATTCAATTCTCTTCCTGGATGGGTGGTGATCGTGACG GTAACCCAAGGGTTACACCTGAAGTCACTAGAGATGTTTGCTTGTTAGCTAGAATGATGGCTGCTACTATGTACTTTAACCAAATTGAAGATCTTATGTTTGAG ATGTCTATGTGGCGTTGCAATGACGAGCTGCGTGTGCGAGCTGATGAACTTCACGCAAATGCGAGGAAAGATGCTGCGAAACATTATATAG AATTCTGGAAGTCAATTCCTACAACAGAGCCATACCGTGTGATTCTTGGCGATGTAAGGGACAAGCTTTATTACACACGTGAACGCGCTCATCAATTGCTCAGCAATGGACACTCTGATGTCCCTGAAGAGGCTACTTTCATTAATTTGGAACAG TTCTTGGAACCTCTTGAGCTCTGTTACCGATCTCTGTGTTCATGTGGTGACCGTCCAATAGCAGATGGAAGccttcttgatttcttgagGCAAGTCTCAACCTTTGGGCTCTCTCTTGTGAGACTTGACATAAGGCAAGAATCTGACCGCCACACCGATGTATTGGATGCTATCACCACGCATTTAGATATCGGATCCTACAGAGACTGGTCTGAAGAACGCCGCCAAGAATGGCTTTTGTCTGAGCTAAGTGGCAAACGTCCGCTATTCGGTTCTGATCTTCCTAAAACCGAAGAAATCGCTGATGTTCTCGACACGTTTCATGTCATATCCGAGTTACCAGCAGACAGCTTCGGTGCTTACATTATCTCTATGGCAACTGCACCTTCTGATGTATTAGCTGTTGAGCTTTTACAACGCGAATGCCATGTGAAACAGCCTTTAAGAGTTGTTCCTCTCTTTGAGAAGCTAGCGGATCTCGAAGCAGCTCCTGCAGCAGTTGCTAGGCTCTTTTCTGTTGACTGGTATAAGAACCGGATTAACGGTAAGCAAGAGGTTATGATTGGTTATTCGGATTCAGGGAAAGACGCTGGACGTTTGTCCGCTGCTTGGCAGTTATACAAAGCTCAAGAAGAGCTTGTGAAGGTTGCTAAAGAGTATG GTGTGAAGCTAACGATGTTTCACGGTCGTGGTGGCACGGTTGGAAGAGGAGGTGGACCAACCCATCTTGCTATATTGTCTCAGCCTCCGGATACTATTAACGGTTCACTACGTGTCACGGTTCAAGGTGAAGTCATCGAGCAATCGTTTGGTGAAGAGCATTTATGCTTTAGAACGCTTCAGCGTTTTACCGCTGCTACGCTAGAGCACGGTATGCGCCCTCCTATTTCGCCTAAACCGGAATGGCGCGTGTTGCTTGATGAAATGGCGGTAGTTGCAACCGAGGAGTATCGTTCTGTTGTGTTTAAAGAGCCTCGGTTTGTCGAGTACTTCCGCCTT GCTACACCAGAACTGGAGTATGGTCGTATGAACATTGGAAGCAGACCTGCGAAGCGGAAACCAAGCGGTGGCATTGAATCTCTTCGTGCGATTCCGTGGATCTTTGCTTGGACTCAAACACGATTCCATCTTCCTGTATGGCTTGGATTCGGAGCAGCGATTAGGCACGTGATTGACAAGGACGTCAAGAACCTCCACATGCTCCAAGATATGTACCAACACTGGCCTTTCTTTAGAGTCACCATTGATCTAATTGAAATGGTGTTCGCCAAAGGAGATCCTGGTATTGCTGCTTTGTACGACAAGCTTCTTGTTTCAGAAGAACTCTGGCCGTTCGGTGAGAAACTCAGAGCTAATTTCGAAGAAACCAAGAAACTCATCCTACAG ACCGCTGGACACAAAGATCTTCTGGAAGGAGATCCTTACTTGAAACAGAGACTGAGACTTCGTGATTCTTACATTACGACACTCAATGTCTGCCAAGCTTACACATTGAAGAGAATCCGTGATCCGAGTTACCATGTGACACTGCGACCTCACATCTCTAAGGAGATTGCAGAATCAAGCAAACCAGCACAAGAACTCATCGAGCTTAACCCGACAAGTGAATACGCGCCGGGACTTGAAGACACACTCATCTTGACCATGAAGGGTATTGCTGCTGGTCTACAGAACACCGGTTAA